A region of Candidatus Omnitrophota bacterium DNA encodes the following proteins:
- a CDS encoding response regulator — MKILVIDDDTDMLLILSVSLKKILACDVIQSEGGLEALELAKSELPGAIIMDYVMEGMNGPALLELMRKEEKLKDTPVIFLTAMADSINAERLQAMGAKGVIGKPFNPLELPKMVQRILEE; from the coding sequence ATGAAAATACTCGTTATCGACGACGATACGGATATGTTGTTGATTCTCTCCGTATCCCTCAAAAAAATACTCGCCTGCGACGTCATCCAATCCGAGGGGGGATTGGAAGCCCTCGAATTGGCGAAAAGCGAATTGCCCGGCGCGATTATCATGGATTACGTGATGGAAGGAATGAACGGCCCCGCTCTGCTCGAATTGATGCGGAAAGAAGAAAAACTAAAGGATACTCCCGTCATTTTTTTAACGGCGATGGCCGATTCCATCAATGCGGAACGCCTCCAGGCGATGGGAGCGAAAGGCGTCATCGGCAAGCCCTTCAATCCATTGGAACTGCCAAAGATGGTTCAACGGATTCTTGAGGAATAA
- a CDS encoding nucleotidyltransferase domain-containing protein, which translates to MIQNKKALSVANTIAESLKPSKIILFGSQTNESPKPESDIDLLIVYDGDESKKETLRRIHNLFPHPDFSLDVFLLRSDEFQKQIGLHGTVGREAHRSGVTIYG; encoded by the coding sequence ATGATTCAAAATAAGAAAGCGCTGTCGGTCGCCAACACGATCGCCGAATCGTTGAAGCCGTCCAAGATTATCTTGTTTGGCTCGCAAACAAACGAATCTCCAAAACCAGAAAGCGACATCGATCTATTGATAGTGTATGATGGAGACGAATCCAAAAAAGAAACGCTGCGCCGTATTCACAACCTTTTTCCCCATCCCGATTTTTCTTTGGACGTTTTTTTATTACGCTCTGATGAATTTCAAAAACAGATTGGACTTCATGGAACAGTGGGGCGGGAAGCGCATCGATCGGGAGTGACGATCTATGGATGA
- a CDS encoding HEAT repeat domain-containing protein, with amino-acid sequence MFDRFLFSYYALAQRDRLLLIVSITIIILLLFSFLFALAAVVLRLRNEKKAAYWKYLENKWEENILDALAGDKTPQDVWNLVHKKDCIYFVDFLMRYARRLAGAERDLLCRFAEPYLCRIEKIARKKNPEQRAWAIRILSLLGMQTHYPAIIAALDDSSPLVAMSAARALMAEKRPEWVGAVLQRLHRFDNWSASFLASMLSAVGSEIAPGLREIYSNPSVPARTRAVSAEALKRLNDWKAADAIPPILEREKDRDLLASSLRLLGRVGRGEHLPILRSLCGASDDAVRANAIRSLGFLGGKDDAPIFRAALDDPYPWVAIHAAWGLKDIGQTGLLREIAASAHPRAEIARQVLLEARL; translated from the coding sequence TTGTTCGATCGATTCCTATTCTCCTATTATGCTTTGGCGCAGCGCGATCGCCTGCTTCTTATCGTTTCCATCACTATTATCATCCTCTTATTATTTTCTTTCCTCTTCGCGTTGGCCGCCGTCGTTCTCCGGCTCCGCAACGAAAAGAAAGCCGCTTATTGGAAATATCTGGAAAATAAATGGGAAGAGAATATCCTGGACGCTCTCGCGGGAGATAAAACTCCTCAGGATGTATGGAACCTCGTCCACAAGAAAGACTGCATCTATTTCGTCGATTTTCTCATGCGCTACGCCCGCCGCCTCGCGGGCGCAGAACGCGATCTTCTCTGCCGCTTCGCCGAACCCTATTTATGCCGGATCGAAAAAATCGCCCGCAAAAAAAATCCCGAACAGCGCGCCTGGGCGATCAGAATTTTAAGCCTATTGGGGATGCAAACGCATTATCCCGCCATCATCGCCGCTTTGGACGATTCCTCTCCTCTTGTCGCCATGTCGGCGGCGCGCGCGCTGATGGCGGAAAAGCGGCCCGAATGGGTGGGGGCCGTACTGCAACGCCTGCACCGCTTCGACAATTGGAGCGCCAGTTTTCTTGCCTCTATGCTTTCGGCGGTAGGCTCGGAAATCGCCCCCGGCTTGCGGGAAATATACTCCAACCCCAGCGTTCCGGCGCGGACGCGAGCCGTCTCCGCGGAAGCCTTAAAGAGGTTGAACGATTGGAAGGCAGCGGATGCGATCCCGCCGATTCTCGAACGAGAAAAAGACCGCGATCTGCTCGCCTCCTCCTTGCGCTTGCTCGGTCGGGTGGGACGGGGAGAGCATTTGCCCATCTTGCGCTCTTTATGCGGCGCATCCGACGACGCCGTTCGCGCCAACGCCATTCGTTCGTTAGGATTTCTTGGCGGAAAAGACGATGCGCCGATTTTTCGCGCCGCGCTCGACGATCCTTATCCCTGGGTCGCCATCCACGCCGCATGGGGATTGAAAGATATCGGACAAACCGG